The following DNA comes from Pseudomonas marginalis.
AAGTCCGAGCCGCGGCCAACGCGGCCTCGCCGGGGCTCGACAGCCGCGGGTTTGCGCGGTGTTGGATAGGACGGTAGCTGCATGCGATCGCGCTGAAAGCAGGCAAGCCTGCTGGCTCTATCCGCCGGTCCTCGTCAGGCACGAATCACCAGGCCCTCCTCAGCCGCGATCGCCAGGATGTCTTTGGCTGAAACGTTGAGCCAGGTATCTGCATCAGGCGCTCCTACCGATGCCAACCATAATCCGACCACCTGATAACCCAAGGCATACCCCAGCCATCGAGGCTTGTCGCCGGTGCCAAAAAACCAGGTGCTGTGATCGTAGTACGTCGCCTCAAGCTCTCTAAGGTGTGCAGGAAAACGCCTGAGTGCATCAAGGCTGAACGCCCTCTCCCACGCCTCGGCTTCGCTGCCCAGCACATGCTGTACAAACCGTCCCGCCAGACCTTCGCTGACCAGGGCCTCCCCCAGCGTCCAGCCATACCCCGGTCCAGCCATGCGCAGGCAATGATGCACCTCATGCACCACATGCCGACTCATTGCGCCGCCTTCGAGGCTCGTGGCGAAATTTGGGTTGTCGGGGTCCAGGGTCAGGGAGAACATCGTGCTGCGATAAGCACGGCCAACCAGGCCCAACTCCGGGATGGTTTCGCCCGGCAGCCGTTGAATCAGAACATCCAAGCGTGGTGGTGGCATCACTTGGGAGATCCCCCGGTAGGCAACATCGAACGCTTGCATCAATGCCTTGCGATGCGTGGCCAACGAGCCCGATGCTTCCAACCAGTGCAGTGTCCACGCGTCCATTCTCACCTCTCGTCATCCCAACGTCGTGTCGTCACCCCAGTGGCTCATCATACCCACGGGCTGTCACATTGGCAGGTCAGATTAAAAGCGGCGCAGCAAAATCCGCCCACTAACCTTTCGATTCGATCCAAGTGCGGGCACAATGCGTGTCCTTTTTTGGCAGGCACCGCCGCAGGCTCTCAAAAATGATCAAAACGCCGTACTACCTCATCGATAAACAGAAGCTTCTGGTCAACATGCAGAAGATTGCTTACGTGCGCGAGCAGTCCGGCGCCAAGGCCCTGCTGGCGCTCAAGTGCTTTGCCACCTGGTCGGTGTTCGACCTGATGCAGGAATACATGGACGGCACTACCTCGTCGTCGCTGTATGAGTTGAAGCTCGGTCGCCAGAAGTTCGAAGGTGAGGCGCACGCCTACAGCGTGGCCTGGGCCGATGATGAAATCGAAGAGATGCTCGATAACTGCGACAAGATCATCTTCAACTCCATCAGCCAGCTGCAGCGTTTTGCCGAACGCAGCGAAGGCAAGACCCGCGGCCTGCGCGTCAACCCGCAGGTGAGCAGCTCCGACTACCTGCTGGCCGACCCGGCGCGTCCGTTCAGCCGCCTGGGCGAATGGGACCCGGTGAAGATCGAA
Coding sequences within:
- a CDS encoding DUF2268 domain-containing putative Zn-dependent protease (predicted Zn-dependent protease with a strongly conserved HExxH motif), with the translated sequence MDAWTLHWLEASGSLATHRKALMQAFDVAYRGISQVMPPPRLDVLIQRLPGETIPELGLVGRAYRSTMFSLTLDPDNPNFATSLEGGAMSRHVVHEVHHCLRMAGPGYGWTLGEALVSEGLAGRFVQHVLGSEAEAWERAFSLDALRRFPAHLRELEATYYDHSTWFFGTGDKPRWLGYALGYQVVGLWLASVGAPDADTWLNVSAKDILAIAAEEGLVIRA